GATTCGACCGATGCACCATGCACGGTCTGCTGCACTGCAGGAAGGCGCGCAATGACGCACATCTTGATCGCGGGCGACCACTTCGTCACCCCTGGACTGTTCAGGGCCGCGCTCGACCGCGAGCTGCCCGAGACCGAATCGCCGCGGTACACCGAGCTCACCCTGCCGTGGCCGCACGAGCCCTTCGGCGACGTCGCGAGCGTGCACGAGGCGAGCGGCACCGTCGACGAGACGATCGCCGCACTCGACGGCGTCGACATCGCCGTGACGCAGATGGCGCCGTTCACCGAAGAGGTGTTCGCCGCCAGTCCGGCACTCCGCTTCATCGGCGTGTGCCGCGGCGGCCCTGTCAACGTCGACCTCGAGGCCGCGACGGCAGCAGGGGTGCTCGTGACCTTCGCCCCCGGACGCAACGCCCAGGCGGCGGCCGAGTTCACGATCGGCCTCATCCTCGCGGCCATGCGCGGCATCCCGATGACGGATGCCGCGCTGAAGCAGGGCGACTGGCGCGGCGACCACTACGCGTGGGAGAACGTCGGGGGCGAGCTCGGCGGCGCCACCGTGGGACTCGTGGGGTACGGCGCGATCGGTCGTATCGTCGCCCGGATCCTCCGCGCGTTCGGCGCTCACGTGCTCGCATTCGATCCCTACGCAGATCCGGCGGCGCTCGTGTCCGACGGCGTGGCGACCGTGGAGCTCGACGACCTCCTCCGGCGCAGCTCGGTCGTGAGCCTGCACGCCCGGCTCACGAGCGAGACCCGGCACCTCATCGATCGGCGCGCACTCGACCTGATGCCCGAGGGCGCCGTGCTCGTGAACTCGGCCCGCGGAGGCCTTCTCGACTACGCCCCGCTCCCCGAGCTGCTGCGCTCCGGGCGCCTCGGCGGGCTCGCCCTCGACGTGTACGACGTCGAGCCGCCCCCCGCCGACTGGCCGCTCTTCAGCGCCCCGAACGTCGTCGTGTCGCCGCACCTCGCGGGTGCCACCCGCCAGACGGCGATGCGCGCGGCCGACATCGTCGCGGGCGACGTCGCCGACTTCGTCGCCGGCCGCACTCCAGAGCACCTCGCCAATCCCGCGGTGCTCGAGCGGCTGCGGCCAGGAGTCGCGCGATGACGACCGCCACTACGGGCACGACCCCCACCGCCGCCACCCTGTGCGTCGACGCCGGCACGACGCTCATCAAGGCCGTCGTCTTCGACGATGCCGGCCGGGAGCTCGTCGTCACGCGGCGCACCACCGCGATCCGCTCCCCGCGTCCGGGCTGGTCCGAGCAGGACATGCACGAAGTGCTCGGCGCGGTGCTCGAGTGCGTCGAGGAGGCCGCACGCCAGTCGCCCCTGCCGATCGACGCGCTCGCCCTCACCGCCCAGGGCGACGGCGCCTGGATGCTCGATACCGCGGGCCTCCCGGTCGGGAACGCCGTGCTGTGGAACGACGCGCGCGCGCACGACGTCATCGATCGATGGACTCGC
The Agromyces albus DNA segment above includes these coding regions:
- a CDS encoding 2-hydroxyacid dehydrogenase, with the translated sequence MTHILIAGDHFVTPGLFRAALDRELPETESPRYTELTLPWPHEPFGDVASVHEASGTVDETIAALDGVDIAVTQMAPFTEEVFAASPALRFIGVCRGGPVNVDLEAATAAGVLVTFAPGRNAQAAAEFTIGLILAAMRGIPMTDAALKQGDWRGDHYAWENVGGELGGATVGLVGYGAIGRIVARILRAFGAHVLAFDPYADPAALVSDGVATVELDDLLRRSSVVSLHARLTSETRHLIDRRALDLMPEGAVLVNSARGGLLDYAPLPELLRSGRLGGLALDVYDVEPPPADWPLFSAPNVVVSPHLAGATRQTAMRAADIVAGDVADFVAGRTPEHLANPAVLERLRPGVAR